GTAATTTTTCAGTGCGTTGCGATTTATCGCTCATGAAACAACCTCATGTGTCGCCTTCACAGGCGTCATAAAAATAGAATTAATTTTTAAAAATCAATTAAGTAAAAAATAACCCATGTTTATTAAATTCACTAATAAACACAGGTTTATTGATTCAATAACGAACAATGTTGATGATTGTTCACCTCAACATTGTGATAAATAGTCTCGACAAAATAGTAATAACGGTTTTACTGCTTTTTCTCGTTATGTAATATTAACGCCTCAATGAGAACGCTTATTGACATGATTGATTAAAAAACAAACACCGTGATTTTTATCGCAATGTATAAATTTAACACAAGCGATAAATCCCTTCACCTGTTATCTCTTTAGCTCACAATAAATTTCTTCACTATATGTCTATCGAATCGATATTAAGTTTAATCGGCCAAATCATTTACTGAAATGGAGTAATATCTCCAGTGCCTTCTCGCACTATCACCGGGCTATCGTCCGTTAAGTCAATCACCGTTGTGGGTTTTTGCCCTAAATAGCCACCATGGATCACTAAATCGACCTGTTTGCTTAATAAATCATTTATCTCTTCAGGATCAGACTCTGCGAAATCATTACCTGGTAAAATCAGGCTTGTTGACATCAATGGCTCACCAATATTTTCTAACAATGCTAATGCAATAGGGTTAGAAGGAACACGTAGGCCAATCGTTTTGCGTTTATCATTCATCAAACGCTTTGGTACATCTTTAGTCGCTTTTAAGATAAACGTGTAATTACCAGGAGTGTTATTTTTAATTAAACGAAATACCACATTATCAACATAAGCGTAATTAGCGATTTCAGACAAATCACGACACATTAGTGTGAAATTATGGTTTTTATCTAATTGGCGAATACGACAAATTCGCGTCATTGCATCTTTATTTTCTAAACAACAGCCTATAGCATAGCCAGAATCTGTTGGATAAATCACCACGCCGCCTTTGCGTAAAATATCAGCACTTTGTTCAATTAAACGAGCCTGCGGATTATCTGGGTGAATATAAAAAAGTTGGCTCATACATCCCTCAACGA
This genomic stretch from Proteus vulgaris harbors:
- the yciO gene encoding dsRNA-binding protein produces the protein MSQLFYIHPDNPQARLIEQSADILRKGGVVIYPTDSGYAIGCCLENKDAMTRICRIRQLDKNHNFTLMCRDLSEIANYAYVDNVVFRLIKNNTPGNYTFILKATKDVPKRLMNDKRKTIGLRVPSNPIALALLENIGEPLMSTSLILPGNDFAESDPEEINDLLSKQVDLVIHGGYLGQKPTTVIDLTDDSPVIVREGTGDITPFQ